One Streptomyces sp. ML-6 genomic region harbors:
- a CDS encoding antitoxin: MGFLDNLKAKLSPAKDKVGELAHQHGGKIDQGLDKAARAVDQKTKGKYSDKIESGTRKAKDAVERLSHKNEGGAPPAP, translated from the coding sequence ATGGGCTTCCTGGACAATCTGAAGGCCAAGCTGAGCCCCGCCAAGGACAAGGTCGGCGAACTCGCGCATCAGCACGGGGGCAAGATCGACCAAGGGCTCGACAAGGCCGCACGGGCGGTCGATCAAAAGACCAAGGGCAAGTACAGCGACAAGATCGAGTCCGGCACGCGGAAGGCCAAGGACGCGGTCGAGCGCCTGTCCCACAAGAACGAGGGTGGTGCGCCGCCCGCTCCCTGA
- a CDS encoding DUF4345 domain-containing protein — translation MSRGKVLRGLVTAMGYVCVAIGLFHVLLGNAAIPGEGSAGPTIDSLGRFFGAAFAGYGLAWLWAARQSPIPATAVRWLAGVFLLGAIGRVLSLAVHGWPHWFQVALAVVELVLAPLLLLLADAEERAGAEERAGAEERAGAEERAEAEEGTESEKKKEEARAREAGA, via the coding sequence GTGTCCAGAGGCAAGGTGCTCCGGGGGCTCGTGACGGCAATGGGGTACGTCTGCGTGGCGATCGGGCTCTTCCACGTCCTGCTCGGGAACGCCGCGATCCCGGGCGAGGGCTCGGCCGGTCCGACGATCGACAGCCTCGGACGGTTCTTCGGCGCGGCCTTCGCCGGGTACGGTCTCGCCTGGCTCTGGGCGGCCCGGCAGTCGCCGATTCCCGCGACGGCGGTCCGGTGGCTGGCCGGGGTCTTCCTGCTCGGGGCGATCGGGCGGGTGCTTTCGCTGGCCGTGCACGGGTGGCCGCACTGGTTCCAGGTGGCGCTGGCGGTCGTCGAACTGGTGCTGGCGCCGTTGCTCCTCCTGCTCGCGGACGCCGAGGAACGCGCGGGCGCCGAGGAACGCGCGGGCGCCGAGGAACGCGCGGGCGCCGAGGAACGCGCGGAAGCGGAAGAAGGCACGGAATCGGAGAAGAAGAAGGAAGAGGCGCGGGCACGGGAGGCGGGCGCCTGA
- the miaA gene encoding tRNA (adenosine(37)-N6)-dimethylallyltransferase MiaA: MSSSAPAPRVITVVGPTAAGKSDLGVFLAQQLDGEVVNADSMQLYRGMDIGTAKLTLPERGSVPHHLLDIWDVTETASVAEYQRLARAEIDRLLAAGRTPVLVGGSGLYVKGAIDALEFPGTDPEVRARLEEELVERGSGALHARLAAADPEAGRAILPSNGRRIVRALEVIEITGKPFTANLPGDDAVYDTVQIGVDVARPELDERIARRVDRMWEAGLVDEVRTLEARGLREGRTAARALGYQQVLAALAGECTEGEARAETVRATKRFARRQDSWFRRDPRVRWLSGAARDRGELPHLALALIERAVTA; the protein is encoded by the coding sequence GTGAGTAGCTCAGCTCCCGCACCGCGGGTCATCACCGTCGTCGGTCCCACTGCGGCCGGAAAATCCGATCTGGGAGTATTCCTGGCTCAGCAGCTCGACGGCGAGGTGGTCAACGCCGACTCCATGCAGCTCTACCGGGGGATGGACATCGGCACCGCGAAGCTGACGCTTCCGGAACGCGGATCCGTCCCGCACCACCTCCTGGACATCTGGGACGTCACCGAGACCGCGAGCGTGGCCGAGTACCAGCGGCTGGCGCGCGCCGAGATCGACCGGCTGCTCGCCGCGGGCCGCACCCCCGTCCTGGTCGGCGGCTCCGGGCTCTACGTGAAGGGCGCCATCGACGCCCTGGAGTTCCCCGGCACCGACCCCGAGGTGCGGGCCAGGCTGGAGGAGGAGCTGGTGGAGCGCGGCTCCGGGGCCCTGCACGCCCGGCTCGCCGCCGCCGACCCCGAAGCGGGCCGGGCCATCCTGCCGAGCAACGGCCGCCGGATCGTCCGGGCCCTCGAGGTCATCGAGATCACGGGCAAGCCCTTCACCGCCAACCTTCCCGGCGACGACGCGGTGTACGACACCGTCCAGATCGGCGTCGACGTGGCCCGCCCCGAACTCGACGAACGCATCGCCCGGCGGGTCGACCGGATGTGGGAGGCCGGGCTCGTGGACGAGGTGCGCACCCTGGAGGCGCGGGGGCTGCGCGAGGGCCGGACCGCGGCCCGGGCGCTGGGCTACCAGCAGGTGCTCGCCGCCCTGGCCGGGGAATGCACCGAGGGCGAGGCGCGCGCCGAGACCGTCCGCGCCACCAAGCGGTTCGCCCGCCGCCAGGACTCGTGGTTCCGCCGGGATCCGCGGGTCCGGTGGCTGAGCGGAGCCGCCCGGGACCGTGGGGAACTCCCGCACCTGGCGCTGGCGTTGATCGAACGAGCGGTTACAGCCTGA
- a CDS encoding class III extradiol dioxygenase subunit B-like domain-containing protein: MLVAAAVCPCPPLLVPEVAAGAAPELDALRDACAEAVGVLAAARPELLVVIGPADQTGRGPHPEGATGTFGGFGVDLGVRLGRDLAPAGAGPLPPSLSVGAWLLARAEWSGVPVEGLGVGEPLETGRCADTGRKLAGRAERVALLVLGDGSACRTLKAPGYLDERAEAFDAAAARALGAVDPDALLALDEELAYELKAAGRAPWQVLAGAARGAGLDGRLLYDDAPYGVGYLVAAWS; this comes from the coding sequence ATGCTTGTCGCCGCCGCTGTCTGCCCCTGCCCGCCCCTGCTGGTACCCGAGGTCGCCGCGGGTGCCGCTCCCGAGCTCGACGCCCTGCGGGACGCCTGCGCCGAGGCCGTCGGCGTGCTCGCCGCGGCACGCCCCGAACTGCTGGTCGTGATCGGCCCGGCGGACCAAACGGGACGCGGCCCGCATCCGGAGGGCGCCACCGGCACCTTCGGGGGCTTCGGCGTCGACCTCGGCGTACGGCTCGGGCGCGACCTCGCGCCGGCGGGGGCGGGCCCGCTCCCGCCGTCCCTCTCCGTCGGTGCCTGGCTGCTCGCCCGCGCGGAATGGAGCGGGGTGCCGGTCGAGGGGCTGGGGGTGGGGGAACCGCTCGAAACCGGCCGTTGTGCGGACACCGGGCGGAAGCTGGCCGGCCGGGCGGAGCGGGTGGCGCTGCTCGTGCTGGGCGACGGCAGCGCCTGCCGCACGCTCAAGGCCCCGGGCTACCTGGACGAACGGGCCGAGGCGTTCGACGCGGCCGCCGCCCGCGCACTGGGCGCCGTGGACCCCGACGCGCTGCTCGCACTGGACGAGGAGCTGGCGTACGAGCTGAAGGCGGCGGGCCGGGCCCCCTGGCAGGTGCTCGCGGGGGCGGCGCGAGGCGCGGGCCTGGACGGGCGCCTGCTGTACGACGACGCCCCGTACGGCGTGGGGTACCTCGTCGCCGCATGGTCCTGA
- a CDS encoding TAXI family TRAP transporter solute-binding subunit — MLQALSRIGRRRALRACAALVVVLGLLLWWLLPLGPSEPTGTLTFSTGVRSGVYQRYGERLRGDLAKDLPQVSIRLQTSEGSQQNIARVASGKADFTIATTDALATYLSSGKPGADLLRGCVRLYDDYIQLVVPRDSGIRKVSDLRGKRVGVGQPGSGVRLVADRVLAAAGLDPEDDVTPVPVGIDTMPEQLEDERLDAFFWSGGLPTTAVQELAGRFPIRLVPLEARLVERLQAAGGSARYYRSAVMPADAYRNAQQGQAVPTVAVSNVLVTTKHSDPALTEAFTRTVIDSRDRIGREVHAAQLVDLRTAIYTDPLPLHEGASRYYRSVKP; from the coding sequence ATGCTCCAGGCTCTTTCCCGCATCGGCAGGCGCCGTGCCCTCCGGGCGTGCGCCGCCCTCGTCGTCGTGCTCGGGCTGCTGCTGTGGTGGCTGCTCCCGCTCGGGCCGTCGGAGCCGACGGGAACCCTGACCTTCAGCACCGGTGTGCGCAGCGGGGTCTACCAGCGCTACGGCGAACGGCTCAGGGGGGACCTGGCCAAGGATCTGCCCCAGGTGTCGATACGGCTGCAGACCAGCGAGGGGTCGCAGCAGAACATCGCCCGGGTGGCCTCCGGGAAGGCCGACTTCACCATCGCCACCACCGACGCCCTCGCCACCTATCTGAGCAGCGGCAAGCCCGGCGCCGACCTGCTGCGGGGCTGCGTGCGGCTGTACGACGACTACATCCAGCTGGTCGTGCCCCGGGACTCGGGGATACGGAAGGTCTCGGACCTGCGCGGCAAGCGCGTCGGGGTGGGGCAGCCGGGTTCGGGGGTGCGTCTGGTCGCCGACCGGGTGCTGGCGGCGGCCGGTCTCGATCCCGAGGACGACGTGACACCGGTTCCCGTCGGCATCGACACCATGCCCGAGCAGCTGGAGGACGAACGGCTCGACGCCTTCTTCTGGTCCGGCGGACTGCCCACCACCGCCGTGCAGGAGCTGGCGGGCCGGTTCCCGATCCGGCTGGTGCCGCTGGAGGCCCGGCTGGTCGAGAGGCTCCAGGCCGCGGGCGGGTCCGCCCGTTACTACCGCTCGGCCGTGATGCCCGCCGACGCCTACCGCAACGCACAGCAGGGGCAGGCGGTGCCGACGGTCGCGGTCTCCAATGTGCTGGTGACCACGAAGCACTCGGACCCGGCGCTGACGGAGGCGTTCACCCGGACCGTGATCGACAGCCGGGACCGGATCGGGAGGGAGGTGCACGCGGCGCAGCTGGTGGATCTGCGCACGGCGATCTACACCGATCCGCTGCCGCTGCACGAAGGGGCCAGCCGCTACTACCGCTCGGTCAAGCCCTGA
- a CDS encoding amino acid ABC transporter ATP-binding protein, whose amino-acid sequence MSGVSVTKGAEDATPGASDLVVLSNVNKHFGALHVLQDIDLTIARGEVVVVIGPSGSGKSTLCRTINRLETIDSGAISIDGKPLPQEGKELARLRADVGMVFQSFNLFAHKTVLENVMLGQIKVRKTDKKAAEDKARSLLDRVGVATQADKYPAQLSGGQQQRVAIARALAMDPKVILFDEPTSALDPEMINEVLEVMQQLARDGMTMVVVTHEMGFARSAANRVVFMADGKIVEEATPDQFFSNPRSDRAKDFLSKILHH is encoded by the coding sequence ATGAGCGGAGTTTCAGTGACCAAGGGCGCCGAGGACGCCACGCCCGGGGCGAGCGACCTTGTCGTACTGAGCAACGTCAACAAGCACTTCGGCGCACTGCATGTGCTCCAGGACATCGACCTGACCATCGCCCGTGGCGAGGTCGTGGTCGTCATCGGGCCCTCCGGGTCCGGGAAGTCCACGCTGTGCCGCACGATCAACCGCTTGGAGACGATCGACTCGGGCGCCATCTCGATCGACGGCAAGCCGTTGCCCCAGGAGGGCAAGGAGCTGGCCAGGCTGCGCGCCGATGTCGGCATGGTCTTCCAGTCGTTCAATCTCTTCGCGCACAAGACGGTGCTCGAGAACGTGATGCTGGGCCAGATCAAGGTCCGCAAGACGGACAAGAAGGCCGCCGAGGACAAGGCCCGTTCGCTGCTGGACCGGGTGGGCGTGGCGACGCAGGCCGACAAGTACCCCGCCCAGCTCTCCGGGGGCCAGCAGCAGCGCGTGGCCATCGCACGGGCGTTGGCGATGGACCCCAAGGTGATCCTCTTCGACGAGCCGACCTCCGCGCTCGACCCGGAGATGATCAACGAGGTGCTGGAGGTCATGCAGCAGCTCGCCCGGGACGGCATGACGATGGTCGTGGTCACGCACGAGATGGGCTTCGCCCGCTCGGCCGCGAACCGGGTCGTCTTCATGGCGGACGGAAAGATCGTCGAAGAGGCCACGCCCGACCAGTTCTTCAGCAACCCGCGCAGTGACCGGGCCAAGGACTTCCTCTCGAAGATCCTTCACCACTGA
- a CDS encoding TetR/AcrR family transcriptional regulator, producing MSPRQRLSPAERRAQLLAVAAQLFAARPYDDVLMEGVAERAGVSRALLYQHFPSKRDLFAALYQQVAAELLARSRFDPADTLVEQLTEGLDAHIGYFAENRNTVLAANRVLAGDRLIQTIMNDELDALRERLLDVLPLADEGTRKAVSGVLKSWLVFVQVLCVDWLTEETCTRAELRDVCIGAVLGAIRPLLDEDPAPDWPR from the coding sequence GTGTCTCCCCGTCAGCGCCTCAGTCCCGCCGAACGACGCGCCCAGCTCCTCGCCGTCGCCGCGCAGCTCTTCGCCGCGCGCCCGTACGACGACGTCCTGATGGAAGGGGTCGCCGAGCGGGCCGGCGTCTCCCGCGCGCTGCTCTACCAGCACTTCCCCAGCAAGCGCGATCTCTTCGCCGCGCTCTACCAGCAGGTGGCCGCGGAGCTGCTCGCCAGGAGCCGGTTCGACCCCGCCGACACCCTCGTCGAGCAGCTCACCGAGGGGCTGGACGCCCACATCGGGTACTTCGCGGAGAACCGCAACACCGTCCTGGCGGCGAACCGGGTGCTGGCGGGCGACCGGCTGATCCAGACGATCATGAACGACGAGCTCGACGCCCTGCGCGAGCGGCTGCTCGACGTCCTCCCACTCGCCGACGAGGGCACCCGGAAGGCCGTGTCGGGCGTCCTGAAAAGCTGGCTGGTATTCGTCCAGGTGCTTTGCGTGGACTGGCTCACCGAGGAGACCTGCACCCGCGCCGAACTGCGTGACGTGTGCATCGGCGCCGTGCTGGGCGCCATCCGGCCGCTTCTCGACGAGGACCCCGCCCCCGACTGGCCCCGCTGA
- a CDS encoding response regulator transcription factor, producing MRLLLVEDDNHVAAALSAILARHGFRVVHARSGEEALQALLPADTEPFGVVLLDLGLPDQDGYEVCGKIRKRTSTPVIMVTARSDVRSRIHGLNLGADDYVVKPYDTGELLARIHAVSRRNTVGEDTAPTPVAALRLGHVHIELPTRRVSVDGAEVQLTRKEFDLLALLAQRPGVVFRREQIISEVWRTSWEGTGRTLEVHVASLRSKLRLPALIETVRGVGYRLVAPTP from the coding sequence ATGAGACTGCTGCTCGTCGAGGACGACAACCATGTCGCGGCCGCCCTCTCCGCGATCCTCGCCCGGCACGGCTTCCGGGTCGTGCACGCGCGCAGCGGCGAGGAGGCACTCCAGGCGCTGCTGCCCGCGGACACGGAGCCGTTCGGCGTCGTGCTCCTCGACCTCGGCCTGCCCGACCAGGACGGTTACGAGGTGTGCGGGAAGATCCGCAAGCGCACCTCCACCCCGGTGATCATGGTGACCGCGCGCTCCGACGTCCGGTCGCGGATCCACGGTCTCAACCTCGGCGCCGACGACTACGTGGTCAAGCCGTACGACACCGGCGAGCTCCTCGCCCGCATCCACGCGGTCAGCCGGCGCAACACGGTGGGCGAGGACACCGCGCCCACGCCCGTCGCCGCGCTGCGCCTCGGACACGTGCACATCGAGCTCCCGACCCGCCGGGTCAGCGTCGACGGGGCGGAGGTCCAGCTCACCCGCAAGGAGTTCGACCTGCTCGCGCTGCTCGCGCAGCGCCCCGGGGTGGTCTTCCGCCGGGAGCAGATCATCAGCGAGGTGTGGCGCACCAGCTGGGAGGGCACGGGGCGCACACTCGAGGTGCACGTCGCGTCCCTGCGTTCCAAACTGCGGCTGCCCGCACTGATCGAGACGGTGCGCGGGGTCGGCTACCGCCTCGTCGCCCCGACCCCGTAA
- a CDS encoding HAMP domain-containing sensor histidine kinase: MRTRLLPLLIILMASVLLALGFPLAVSVAAAQQQHVVIDRIDDTARFAALAQFITEPTAGYDERRRTLRNELDTYASVYGIRAGVFYRDDRAMAKAPATWHLPIDGAGREAFKEALLGRRSHDPPQVWPWQDGRIVVASPVVRDGDVVAVVVLDSPTDGMRSRTLRGWLLIAAGEAVAMLVAVGAAIRLTGWVLLPVRTLDAATHDIASGRMRSRVAASGGPPELRRLARSFNEMADNVENVLEQQRAFVADASHQLRNPLAALLLRIELLALELPEGNEEIASVRTEGKRLGQVLDDLLDLALAEHAAADLQLTDIGALTAERVASWRPVAEEKGVRLRADGSSAVTAWADPIALSSALDAIIDNALKFTPAGEEVLVTVASGRDDVRVVVADRGPGLTEQEMERVGDRFWRSTQHQNIQGSGLGLSISQALLAAGGGSIGYAAHEPHGLCVTVSVPRNGPQG; this comes from the coding sequence GTGCGCACCCGGCTCCTTCCCCTGCTCATCATCCTCATGGCGAGCGTGCTGCTCGCCCTCGGTTTCCCGCTGGCCGTCAGCGTGGCCGCCGCCCAGCAGCAGCACGTCGTCATCGACCGCATCGACGACACGGCGCGCTTCGCCGCGCTCGCGCAGTTCATCACCGAGCCGACGGCCGGGTACGACGAGCGCCGGCGCACCCTGCGCAACGAACTCGACACCTACGCATCGGTGTACGGCATCCGCGCCGGCGTCTTCTACCGGGACGACCGGGCCATGGCGAAGGCCCCGGCGACCTGGCACCTCCCCATCGACGGCGCGGGCCGCGAGGCGTTCAAGGAAGCCCTCCTGGGGCGGCGCAGCCACGATCCGCCGCAGGTCTGGCCGTGGCAGGACGGCAGGATCGTCGTCGCCTCGCCCGTCGTGCGGGACGGTGACGTCGTCGCCGTCGTGGTCCTCGACTCGCCCACCGACGGGATGCGTTCGCGCACGCTCCGCGGCTGGCTGTTGATCGCGGCCGGCGAAGCGGTCGCGATGCTGGTGGCCGTCGGGGCCGCGATCCGCCTCACCGGCTGGGTCCTGCTGCCGGTACGGACCCTGGACGCGGCCACCCACGACATCGCCAGCGGACGCATGCGGTCGAGGGTCGCGGCCTCCGGCGGGCCACCGGAACTCAGGCGCCTGGCCCGCTCGTTCAACGAGATGGCCGACAACGTCGAGAACGTGCTGGAGCAGCAGCGCGCCTTCGTCGCCGACGCCTCGCACCAGCTGCGCAACCCCCTCGCCGCGCTGCTGCTGCGGATCGAACTCCTCGCGCTCGAACTCCCCGAGGGCAACGAGGAGATCGCCTCCGTGCGCACGGAGGGCAAACGCCTCGGGCAGGTCCTCGACGACCTGCTCGACCTCGCGCTGGCCGAACACGCCGCGGCCGATCTGCAGCTCACGGACATAGGCGCGCTCACCGCGGAACGCGTCGCGTCCTGGCGGCCGGTCGCCGAGGAGAAGGGGGTACGGCTCAGGGCGGACGGTTCGTCCGCGGTGACCGCCTGGGCGGATCCGATCGCGCTGTCGAGCGCCCTCGACGCCATCATCGACAACGCGCTGAAGTTCACCCCCGCGGGAGAAGAAGTCCTCGTCACGGTCGCCTCCGGCCGCGACGACGTGAGGGTCGTCGTCGCCGACCGCGGACCCGGCCTCACCGAGCAGGAGATGGAGCGCGTCGGGGACCGGTTCTGGCGCAGCACCCAGCACCAGAACATCCAGGGATCAGGTCTGGGACTGTCCATCTCGCAGGCGCTGCTGGCCGCGGGTGGCGGTTCGATCGGTTACGCGGCCCATGAACCGCACGGGCTGTGCGTGACGGTTTCGGTGCCGCGCAACGGCCCCCAGGGCTGA
- the dapF gene encoding diaminopimelate epimerase encodes MSTSQIAFLKGHGTENDFVIVPDPDNAIDLSPGLVARLCDRRAGIGGDGLLHVVRSSAHPEARAMAAEAEWFMDYRNADGSVAEMCGNGVRVFARFLQRAGHVEEGDLAIATRGGVKRVHIAKNGDITVSMGRARLPAEGVTVSLDGRSWPARNVNMGNPHAVAFVEDLAHAGPLSSVPPYSPAAVYPDGVNIEFVVDRGPRHVAMRVHERGSGETRSCGTGACAVAVATARRDGTDPAETGTPVTYTVDLPGGTLVITERPDGEVEMTGPATIVAEGLIDPAWLEAALG; translated from the coding sequence GTGAGCACCTCCCAGATCGCCTTCCTCAAGGGCCACGGCACCGAGAACGACTTCGTGATCGTTCCCGACCCGGACAACGCCATCGACCTGTCCCCGGGCCTCGTCGCACGTCTCTGCGACCGCCGGGCCGGCATCGGCGGCGACGGCCTGCTGCACGTCGTACGGTCCTCCGCGCACCCCGAGGCGCGGGCCATGGCGGCCGAGGCCGAGTGGTTCATGGACTACCGCAACGCCGACGGTTCGGTCGCCGAGATGTGCGGCAACGGGGTGCGGGTCTTCGCCCGCTTCCTGCAGCGTGCCGGACACGTCGAGGAGGGCGACCTCGCCATCGCGACCCGGGGCGGCGTGAAGCGGGTGCACATCGCCAAGAACGGCGACATCACGGTCTCCATGGGGCGCGCCCGCCTTCCCGCGGAAGGGGTGACGGTCAGCCTGGACGGCCGCAGCTGGCCCGCCCGCAACGTGAACATGGGCAACCCGCACGCGGTGGCCTTCGTCGAGGACCTGGCCCACGCCGGCCCGCTGTCCTCGGTGCCGCCCTACAGCCCCGCCGCCGTCTACCCCGACGGCGTCAACATCGAGTTCGTCGTGGACCGCGGCCCGCGCCACGTCGCGATGCGGGTCCACGAGCGCGGCTCGGGCGAGACCCGCTCCTGCGGCACCGGCGCCTGCGCCGTGGCCGTCGCCACCGCCCGCCGGGACGGCACGGACCCCGCGGAGACCGGCACCCCCGTCACGTACACGGTCGATCTGCCCGGCGGCACCCTCGTGATCACCGAACGGCCGGACGGCGAGGTCGAGATGACCGGACCGGCCACGATCGTCGCCGAGGGCCTCATCGACCCCGCCTGGCTCGAAGCGGCACTCGGCTAG
- the miaB gene encoding tRNA (N6-isopentenyl adenosine(37)-C2)-methylthiotransferase MiaB, giving the protein MTSSSDRSPAVSVEGPKTYEVRTYGCQMNVHDSERLSGLLEGAGYVRADEGSDGDADVVVFNTCAVRENADNKLYGNLGRLAPMKTKRPGMQIAVGGCLAQKDRDTIVERAPWVDVVFGTHNIGKLPVLLERARVQEEAQIEIAESLEAFPSTLPTRRESAYAAWVSISVGCNNTCTFCIVPALRGKEKDRRTGDILAEIEALVAEGVSEITLLGQNVNAYGSDIGDREAFSKLLRACGKIEGLERVRFTSPHPRDFTDDVIAAMAETPNVMPQLHMPMQSGSDAILKAMRRSYRQERFLGIIEKVRAAMPDAAISTDIIVGFPGETEEDFEQTMHAVREARFANAFTFQYSKRPGTPAAEMADQIPKEVVQERYMRLSALQEEISWEENKKQVGRTLEIMVAEGEGRKDGATHRLSGRAPDNRLVHFTKPDEDVRPGDVVTVEITYAAPHHLLAEGAPVAVRRTRAGDAWEKRNAAEAAKPAGVMLGLPGIGAPAPLPAAAAPGCGCD; this is encoded by the coding sequence ATGACCAGCAGCAGCGACCGGAGCCCCGCAGTGAGCGTCGAGGGACCCAAGACCTACGAAGTCCGCACCTACGGGTGCCAGATGAACGTCCACGACTCCGAGCGGCTCTCGGGGCTGCTGGAGGGCGCGGGTTACGTCCGTGCGGACGAGGGTTCCGACGGCGACGCCGACGTCGTGGTCTTCAACACCTGCGCGGTGCGGGAGAACGCCGACAACAAGCTCTACGGCAACCTCGGCCGGCTCGCCCCGATGAAGACGAAGCGCCCCGGCATGCAGATCGCCGTCGGTGGCTGTCTGGCGCAGAAGGACCGCGACACCATCGTCGAGCGGGCCCCGTGGGTCGACGTCGTCTTCGGCACGCACAACATCGGCAAGCTGCCGGTGCTGCTGGAGCGCGCCCGGGTCCAGGAGGAGGCGCAGATCGAGATCGCCGAATCCCTGGAGGCGTTCCCCTCCACCCTCCCCACCCGCCGCGAGTCCGCCTACGCGGCGTGGGTCTCCATCTCGGTCGGCTGCAACAACACCTGCACCTTCTGTATCGTCCCGGCGCTCCGCGGCAAGGAGAAGGACCGCCGCACCGGCGACATCCTCGCCGAGATCGAGGCCCTGGTCGCCGAGGGCGTCTCGGAGATCACCCTGCTCGGCCAGAACGTGAACGCGTACGGCTCCGACATCGGCGACCGCGAGGCGTTCTCCAAGCTGCTGCGCGCCTGCGGGAAGATCGAGGGACTGGAGCGGGTCCGCTTCACCTCCCCGCACCCCCGCGACTTCACGGACGACGTGATCGCGGCCATGGCCGAGACGCCCAACGTGATGCCCCAGCTCCACATGCCGATGCAGTCGGGCTCGGACGCGATCCTCAAGGCGATGCGGCGTTCGTACCGGCAGGAGCGTTTCCTCGGCATCATCGAGAAGGTGCGCGCCGCGATGCCGGACGCCGCGATCTCCACCGACATCATCGTGGGCTTCCCCGGCGAGACCGAGGAGGACTTCGAGCAGACCATGCACGCGGTCCGCGAGGCGCGCTTCGCCAACGCCTTCACCTTCCAGTACTCCAAGCGCCCCGGGACGCCGGCCGCCGAGATGGCGGACCAGATCCCCAAGGAGGTCGTCCAGGAGCGGTACATGCGCCTGTCCGCCCTCCAGGAGGAGATCTCCTGGGAGGAGAACAAGAAGCAGGTCGGCCGGACGCTGGAGATCATGGTCGCGGAGGGCGAGGGCCGAAAGGACGGCGCGACCCACCGCCTCTCCGGCCGTGCCCCCGACAACCGGCTGGTCCACTTCACCAAGCCGGACGAGGACGTGCGGCCGGGCGACGTGGTGACCGTCGAGATCACCTACGCGGCCCCGCACCACCTCCTTGCCGAGGGGGCTCCGGTGGCCGTGCGGCGGACCCGGGCCGGGGACGCCTGGGAGAAGCGCAACGCGGCCGAGGCCGCCAAGCCGGCCGGGGTGATGCTGGGCCTGCCCGGCATCGGGGCCCCGGCGCCGCTGCCCGCCGCGGCGGCCCCCGGCTGCGGCTGCGACTGA